DNA sequence from the Littorina saxatilis isolate snail1 linkage group LG9, US_GU_Lsax_2.0, whole genome shotgun sequence genome:
ttcagatttttaatgactaaagtcattaatttttaagccaccaagctgaaatgcaataccgaagtccggccttcgtcgaagattgctttacaaaaatttcaatcaatttgattgaaaaatgagggtgtgacagtgccgcctcaacttttacaaaaagccggatatgacgtcatcaaaagtatttatcgaaaaaaagaaaaaaacgtccggggatatcattcccaggaactctcatgtaaaatttcataaagatcggtccagtagtttggtctgaatcgctctacacacacacatgcacagacagacagacagacagacagacagacacacacacacaccatgaccctcgtctcgattccccctctatgttaaaacatttagtcaaaacttgactaaatgtaatgatgtAGGGACGAACAGGTCTGCCAACGCCTTCATCAGGGTCAAGGGTAAGTGGAAGTGCATGGTCTACCTTTCTTTGATGTAGTCAAACAGTTGGTGCATGGTTTCTGCCTTCGCAGTAATGAACTCTTCGCTCATGTGGAACTGTTCCACGACTTCTTTGTGCATTCGGTGCTTCACGGTAGCCAGTCCGTCCTGAGAAAAAACACAACAGTACAGTCGATATTAGTGTTGTTCTCAGTCTGTGGTCACTGACCAATATTTTGTTGATTTGATGCATTGTTCTGACCCCCAAGCCTGTCAACTGTCCAGTGACAAGTAGGAGGTCTTCTGACACAACAATGTTTCGTGGCCAGGGCATTtggacctatacatattttccatctaggtccaactgacctattgtccacacacacacacacacacaaacacacacctacTAGTACTACAGACGCACACACTCCATTCAATACATGTGTCatagtgacacacagacactgagacagacacatacagaaaaattgacagacagacagacagacagacactccaTTCAAAACTCGTGTCACAGTGACATGTATACAGACactgagatagacagacacagacagacagattgacaagacagacacacacaacactccagACACACACCCCACTCAACACACCAGAgacctccccacacacacaccagaccaatgacggacacacacaacactccagacacacacaacactcaacaCCAGAgacctccccacacacacacaagaccaatgacagacacacacaacactccagACACACACCCCACTCAACACACCAGAgacctccccacacacacaccagaccaatgacagacacacacaacactccagACACACACCCCACTCAACACACCAGAgacctccccacacacacacaagaccaatgacagacacacacaacactccagACACACACCCCACTCAACACACCAGAgacctccccacacacacaccagaccaacgacggacacacacaacactccagACACACACCCCACTCAACACACCAGAgacctccccacacacacaccagaccaacgacggacacacacaacactccagACACACACCCCACTCAACACACCAGAgacctccccacacacacaccagaccaatgacggacacacacaacactccagACACAGACCCCACTCAACACACCAGAgacctccccacacacacaccagaccaATGACAGACACACGCAACCAAGATGTCACGTTCATGCTCAGTCTCTTtgccccgctctctctctcactactcacATGTGACAGGGCGTATTCCGCAGCAATGTAATCGGGGGATTTGCCAAGACAGCTCAGCACCAGCGCCGACACGATGCCGGTCCTGTCCTTCCCATGGGCGCAGTTTAACAGGGCTGGTAAGTTGCTCTTCACTGACATCAACTTCAAAGCTGCAAACAGCAAAACCTTACTTGAATTCACTTGCGATGAATACATGTAACTAAAACACCAAGCATTTGAATACCGACTTTTCTGTTCTTTGTTTTGGTTCTTTTAAATTAAAATCTAATTTTACACTGCTTGAATTAAACAATCAAACCAAGTCCATGGAAGctaaggccccccaaaaaatagtctgtttacggtaacccgaccgaccctatttttttcgcgcgaccctagacttttttttggcatttgggaaaaaaaaaataacgtaaaaatatgttgttttgaaagaaaaaaaaaataaataaataaaaatcccgacctaccgaccctatttttttagcctatgttaccgtaaacagacctatttttttttggccttaacgaAGAAATTAAGCTCAGACCAATcaaccgcacacacacatgtagtgacacgttcacacacacttgttaggccaaaaaataaaatgtctgtttacggtaacataggcacacaaaaatagggtcggtaggtcgggatttttttttcccaacaaaccatatttttaagttatgttgccaaaaaacaaagatttttttgtttttccccaaatgccaaaaaacaatagggtcggtcgggataccgtaaacagactttttttgttttgttggccttaacacacacacaaactacacatGGGTGTGACACACGGTGCATatggcacacacacagtgacaaccAAACTTATAGttataatatatatacacactatacatacatacatgcactcATGTAGTCTTAACATtacagggtttagcctggaagaaaaagacaatccccctcaaccaaattctgatgggacattaCAAAGACGAAGGCAAAACGCGCAAAGCAGGCTAGGCGGTCCGAAAATGGTTTTGTtgaaagatgcaaaatagtgtTATTTAGTGCCatatgatacagtggaacctcccgtaacgacctctcccaagaacgaccccctccttttgccaaccgaatttctcggcacggatgcttttgacactgtaactaacctcccaagaacgacgcCCTCCTTTTTCCGACGACCGACCTACCAACATAGGGTCAATAACGACTTTGACCTTTTAACCAGTGAGTGTTAAAGTTCGTAATTACCCTGCACACGCGGAACACGCACGCCATTAGTCACGCATCAAGAGTCAGGGGTGGTAGTCAGTAGTGCGTGCAAGTCCAGCGGCCCATGGCTGTCATCTTCTCACCTATTGTTGTCACAATTGAGGGACTGCCCTtgaagtagggggggggggggggggggggggataggcgGGGTTGGGTAAAGGCAGTTAGAACAACAACTCAATAATGAATTGCTGTGTACtattctgtgagtgtgtgctcaCCAACTGAGACCTCGTTCAATGACCCATACTTGCCAATGAGCAAGTTTTACCCTCTGGGATGGTATCCTTTGAATGTTTGAGAGGAAACTCTTCCTGTCCCAGGTTACAGACACTGACTTTCTTACCTGAGGTCAATCACTGAGTTTTACCTatgaggcaaaaaaaaaaagaaggtgtggttacggtaacatcgccaaaaaaaatagggtcggtaggtaggcaatcactttttttttttttttacttttttttctaatgtgtacaaattaaacctacttgacagcgaaataagtgtgcgactcgggcgctttcgctgcgttttttgcactcggttttctttttttttgtttttttgttgacaaatgtaataaaaagttataggatcggcccctaaaaatagggtaggtcgggttaccgtaaccacacctatttttttttaggcctgagACTGCGCGcactatgtgtgtttgtattatgTCTGCCCGTCTATGCGCTGGTGTATGCACGTACACCTCCATATGCACATCAAATGGGAACAAAAATAGGATAAGGGACACAACTTGACGACTGAACTGCCCAACAGCTGCCACCCCTGTGAAAAAAATTAGACCTCCCAAActcccaataaagacccctcctttttacgacagatttttctggacattttcaaggtcgttagtgggaggttttactgtTCGAGAATTTGCCCCTGTATCAGGTGTGTctgagtgtggtgtgtgtgtgggtctgtgtttCGATTGATATTGCTTCTGTTGACCGTTTCCAAAGAAGTAAACGCGCGAGCACTGATAGTTCGCAGGATTGGTTGAATACATGTACTCatgaattacattttaaaagccACTCACAGCGCGTTTCACAAACTCGCAAGTTGCTCGGCTTGACGCGCGTTTTTGCTTAGCTAGGTCATTCCGAACACTGTACTCCCGTGAAAAGTGTGCATGGGGTGGCGCAGTGGAACGTAATCTCAgcgtgcgccctttgacgcactgaagggaattccaatccaggtttcccaattgcttcgtttccggccgatttatgtggagcacgtgatgcgcacaaaaaatattggcggtctagaagtgtcgtctgcgcaatgatcgcggcggctttcttgaccgccaaggacgaccacgcacgttgtgagacgtcattcgtcaGACCTcaatgggacattttgagatgttatgcGCCAACGGCGCACTATTAGTATTAAATGAAACCCTGCATTAACAACTAGGAAGACACATGAATAACTTGCTATTTCAGTTTTACCATTTGcaatattaccagctattgtgttttcagcgtaggaatagggcccgatatttagacgagacaagtataatgccgacgagtcgaagacgagtcgcattatacttgttcgagtctaaatatcggaccctattgctacgatgaaaacacaatagcgtttatatagctattctgacattaaattctgtgttaaaatcatgtttttgtcagcaacaagtaccagaatggtccatgtcgctgattgcagacgacggttccctttccgcatgaagccacggaaataaccgaacattgaaaaacccacggacatgtattacggagaaaactcgagataaccggatgtttagcattacgtcaatatgctaggaatcatatgacgtcatgacgtatcatgcttgcctacgtatattgtatgttcgaaagtctgacttctgttgggaattcgcgtggtgaagactgcggtaaatctgtagatgataagagaacaaggattgtctcagaaaaaacgactaaatgtttcagaccggtaacttcatttcaacattgcactatacaatggacgttctatgtgacaggagagtttgctgattttgtgttaaacattggagagatcgtctgctagaatcagagataggtcgcttcagattgcagcttctggaaatttgcaaggtttgttgcctgttaaagaactggattttacacgtaatgatgtatgtcatgtacagtaagcaacaacaaaaacacacacaaagcaaatggcatcgtctgtcgactagtcacagaaacaaacctggcgaggtatgcgtgtactttatacacgtggaagaaaccggaaccatgcgtctttgttatcgacaatatgcttttggatattgagtaaaatggccgacttccgccgcattatgctttgatgatcggaagagaccatccaatcacagcccccgaattcccccacgtgttcatcagaatagctaaatatatatatatatattaaccacaagcacagacagacatgtatgcatgcatgcaaaTGCACTTAGCTGAACTTACAAACTTTTGCATACTTGACACATGTGAATACCGTACAATAATTCACATAGAAACACACAGGACACAGTCAAACAATATGGAACCGTTTAGTATACCTGCACAGATGCTTCTTTGGCTGAATTCAATCATATCCTTGTACTGTCCAATGATCCCCGTTGAATTCAGTATTGTTCGCGCAAATAGACGAACAAAGTGCTTGTGACCCGTCCCACACACTAAGTCAATCAACATGTAAAAAAGCGAATACAGGCGGACGTACCATGGAGCTCTGTTAAACACTTCCCAGATGTAGTTCAAAGTGAAGAAGTTGATCAAATAATGTCTGCGGTTGGATTGGATATTCTCAACGTTATCGACGCAAGAAACTCTTTCAACTTCTACCCGTTCATCATGACGATAATTTCGGCCCTTTGGAAATTTGACATGGTATAAATGGTATTCTTGATCGAGAAGATGGTTGCCGTCCGATGCCAAATATTCCTTCTTGGAACGAAAGTCAATGATGCTCTGAATACAtgtttcattgaacacttccaGATCGTCCTGCCCAATTAGGTCAGGCCTCGAAGATCTGAATATTGCGTTCGGGCTTCCCTTTTTATTGCAGAGAGGACGAAAGTTTGGCACAGTTCGTAGCCGTCCAAAAAACGCAGCAACATGCTCTACCAAGGAACCCCGTCTTTCTCCACTTTCGCCCACCGAATTCAGCATTTGCTCAAAGTTTCGATTCGGAACAGCCGCCACCATCTTGAAGTtctgcacaaacggactttgCCCTCCATTTATTGGATGAAATTCCTGCAGTCAAGGGGAGGCCACGCCGGGTGCATTGCTACGAACAACATGTCCGACAAAAGCGACTACGACTCGGACTCTGTGGAAGAAATAATCACAGTCCGTCCGTTGCCAGTACCTCGATTAAAGCCGGCTCAGGAGGCGAGGACTTTTTTGAAACCACACAATGAAACTGACAGCGGTCGTGGATCGGAATGGGTAAGACATCATTTGAAACAGGTGGTTGTGGAGTGGCTTACCCAAGCACTTGACGTTGAACTCGGAAATCACCTGTTTAAATACGACAGAAAAGCTATTAAAACATTTGCATTGAAAAAACATTAGCCATTGAAAGGATTGGTTATATACAAGTTAATTGTTGTTCCAAactcaattaaaaaaaatgatgcacttgtgtgtgcgtgtgtgtgtgtgtgtatgtgtgtgttagtgaacGCCCTGGCTACACGCACTCCGAGCGTATACAAGATTCTGCCCCCGGCAGAATAAATGACTTCTAGTCCCGAAGCGAATTTGCCGTTCGACGCCAATTTGCAATATAGGAACGCAGAGCATATGATTATCAGAgtacaaaaaaactaaaacaatctGATGCTGCATGGGCTTTACTGTAATGTAAATTACATTATCGTAGTGTACATAAAGATCATAGAACCTCATCAACACTCAGAGTGTCAGTCGATGCCATTATGTGAAGGAACGTACGCAGTGCATgtgttaggcgcgtttgatcgatctgcgcgatcgcgctgcgcgtttggtggatcgatcaaacgcgcacacatcgatcgatgtgtgcgcgtttgatcgatacaaagaatacaagaatcgttaaaacgcgcagctcttatatacttgcgcatttggacgatccgtctcacaaatcaccatactacgcacacacacgtctgcTGGCAATGACCGGAAGTACGCCTAGCTATAAGTGTCTAAACAACAATCTGCAggacatttaaaaaaagaaacaaaaagggattagagagagagagagagagagagagtgagagagagagaagagagagaagagagagcgatagagagagaggagatagagagagaagagagagagagactgagactaagagagacagagagagagaaaagagagcgagagaaagagagagagagagagagagagagagagagagattgacctGACAACAAACAAGTACAACAAATAATCTTCAAAATTTGAAAGATCGCTAGAAATTGAAACAAGTCAATCGAGAACAAAAATCTTTGCCCAAACATAATAATATGTAGTTCTTCGTACCTGGCTTTGATGTTTTGGATTGGGGACAACTAACACATCGTTTAATCCCAATCCGGGCATTCATCAAGGAAAATTTCCTCTTCACCCAATGTCGAAAATGGGGTTCCACCTTAGTATGGGATTATCTTAGGTGTTCACAACCGTATTGAACTTTTCGCTTGACATCAAGCTTGATTTGGGACACATGGCTGATGCCAGTATCCGAGTGCCTCCACTTGCAGTGTGTGCCTAAACCTCTCCATCATGTATCAGTTAAACGAATGAAGAGAGAATGAAGCAATCAAGAGAGAATGaagcaataaaactaacttgagCCTATGTCATTGCCAGCAGACGTGTGTGTGCGAAGTACTGATGGTGATTTGTGAGacggatcgtccaaatgcgcaagtatataaCAGCTGCGCGTTgtaacgattcttgtattctttgtatcgatcaaacgcgcacacatcgatcgatgtgtgcgcgtttgattgatccaccaaacgcgcagcgcgatcgcgcagatcgatcaaacgcgcctaacacATGCACTTTCGAATCATAGTATCAA
Encoded proteins:
- the LOC138975339 gene encoding uncharacterized protein, which codes for MVAAVPNRNFEQMLNSVGESGERRGSLVEHVAAFFGRLRTVPNFRPLCNKKGSPNAIFRSSRPDLIGQDDLEVFNETCIQSIIDFRSKKEYLASDGNHLLDQEYHLYHVKFPKGRNYRHDERVEVERVSCVDNVENIQSNRRHYLINFFTLNYIWEVFNRAPWYVRLYSLFYMLIDLVCGTGHKHFVRLFARTILNSTGIIGQYKDMIEFSQRSICAALKLMSVKSNLPALLNCAHGKDRTGIVSALVLSCLGKSPDYIAAEYALSHDGLATVKHRMHKEVVEQFHMSEEFITAKAETMHQLFDYIKERYGSVEGYLEYIGFGSTEQQRLRSHLMHEVVPLSPDQSGDVDLSFAFDPSNRGSDSDPDSASD